In Pseudomonas fluorescens, the following are encoded in one genomic region:
- the nirB gene encoding nitrite reductase large subunit NirB yields MNSNVATLNKMQTLIVIGNGMVGHHCVEQLIERGALDHYRLHVFSEEPVRAYDRVHLSEYFSGRDAESLALSDASLYQTLGVTLHLGVPVLEIDRVRRQVVTAQGCVTYDKLVLATGSYPFVPPIEGAEGESRLVYRTLEDLDAIRAAAANARRGVVVGGGLLGLEAANALKSLGLEAHVVEFAPRLMPVQLDDLGGQALKAQIERLGVGVHLSRATQSISAGEQYRYRMNFANDEFLETDLIVFSAGIRAQDALARQCALEIGPRGGVVIDDTCLSCDPNIYAIGECASWNGSLFGLVAPGYQMARSVAARLCNEVAEPFTGADMSTKLKLLGVDVGSIGDAHGNTPGARSYQFIDETSASYRRLVVDASGKHVLGAVLVGDNSYYDTLLQYMQNGIALPAEPASLILPSSEGAPTLGPGALPESATVCSCHNVTKGSICSAIDGGCTDLGQLKSQTKACTGCGGCAGLLKQVFEHELIARGVSVDKSLCEHFAYTRQELYALVRVEGVITFDELLAKHGRGHTGCDVCKPAVGSILASCWNQPIMDTSLVPLQDTNDTFMANMQKNGTYSVVPRIAGGEITADKLIAIGVVAKKYDLYTKITGGQRIDLFGAQLHQLPNIWSELIEAGFETGHAYGKSTRTVKSCVGSNWCRYGVQDSVQMALTLEDRYKGLRSPHKLKFAVSGCTRECAEAQSKDVGVIATEKGWNLYVAGNGGMRPRHAELFATDLDDATLIRYIDRFLMFYIRTADKLQRTSVWRESLEGGLDYLKDVIINDSLGLGFELESQMQLVVNRYECEWANALKDPEKLKRFRTFVNDQRPDPDIHFVQERGQRRPIMASELHLIPVIEEIV; encoded by the coding sequence ATGAATTCCAATGTTGCCACGTTGAACAAGATGCAAACGCTGATCGTGATCGGTAATGGCATGGTCGGACATCATTGTGTCGAACAGCTGATCGAGCGGGGAGCGCTTGACCATTACCGGCTGCACGTCTTCAGTGAGGAGCCGGTGCGTGCCTATGACCGTGTGCATCTTTCCGAGTACTTCTCCGGTCGTGATGCCGAGTCGCTGGCGCTGTCCGATGCGTCGCTTTATCAGACGCTCGGCGTTACGCTGCATCTGGGTGTGCCGGTATTGGAAATCGACCGCGTCCGTCGCCAGGTGGTCACCGCGCAAGGTTGCGTCACGTATGACAAATTGGTGCTGGCCACCGGTTCTTATCCGTTTGTTCCGCCAATCGAAGGCGCCGAAGGTGAATCGCGCCTGGTCTATCGCACCCTGGAAGACCTCGATGCCATTCGGGCTGCGGCGGCCAATGCCCGGCGCGGCGTGGTGGTCGGCGGTGGCTTGCTGGGGCTGGAAGCCGCGAACGCGTTGAAGAGCCTGGGTCTTGAAGCCCACGTGGTGGAATTCGCGCCGCGCTTGATGCCGGTACAACTCGATGACCTCGGTGGCCAGGCGCTCAAGGCGCAGATCGAACGATTGGGCGTCGGTGTACACCTGTCCCGCGCCACTCAATCGATCAGCGCGGGCGAGCAGTACCGCTATCGCATGAATTTCGCCAATGACGAATTCCTCGAAACCGACCTGATCGTGTTTTCCGCCGGTATCCGCGCTCAAGACGCGCTCGCTCGCCAATGTGCGCTGGAGATCGGTCCGCGCGGTGGCGTGGTGATCGACGACACGTGCCTCAGTTGCGACCCGAACATCTACGCCATCGGTGAATGCGCTTCATGGAACGGCAGCCTGTTCGGGTTGGTCGCGCCGGGCTACCAGATGGCGCGCAGCGTCGCGGCCCGTCTGTGCAACGAAGTCGCCGAGCCGTTCACCGGTGCCGACATGTCGACCAAGCTCAAGCTGCTGGGGGTGGATGTCGGCTCCATCGGCGACGCCCACGGCAACACCCCGGGCGCGCGCAGCTATCAATTCATCGACGAAACCAGCGCCAGCTATCGCCGCCTGGTGGTGGATGCCAGTGGCAAGCACGTCCTCGGTGCAGTGCTGGTGGGTGACAACAGCTATTACGACACCCTGCTGCAATACATGCAGAATGGCATCGCCTTGCCGGCAGAACCCGCCAGCCTGATTCTGCCGTCCTCCGAAGGCGCGCCGACCCTGGGCCCGGGTGCGCTGCCCGAGTCAGCCACGGTGTGCTCATGCCATAACGTCACCAAGGGCTCCATCTGTTCGGCCATCGACGGCGGCTGCACCGACCTCGGCCAGCTCAAGTCGCAGACCAAGGCCTGTACCGGCTGCGGCGGTTGCGCCGGCCTGCTCAAGCAAGTCTTCGAGCATGAGTTGATTGCCCGTGGCGTCAGTGTCGACAAGAGCCTGTGCGAACACTTCGCCTATACCCGTCAGGAGCTTTATGCGCTGGTGCGGGTAGAAGGGGTGATCACCTTCGACGAACTGTTGGCCAAGCACGGCCGTGGTCATACCGGTTGCGACGTTTGCAAACCGGCCGTGGGTTCGATTCTCGCCTCGTGCTGGAACCAGCCGATCATGGACACGTCGCTGGTGCCGTTGCAGGACACCAACGACACCTTCATGGCCAACATGCAGAAAAACGGCACCTATTCGGTGGTGCCGCGCATCGCCGGGGGCGAAATCACCGCCGACAAGCTGATCGCGATTGGCGTGGTGGCGAAGAAATACGACCTCTACACCAAAATCACCGGCGGCCAGCGCATCGACCTGTTCGGCGCTCAATTGCATCAGTTGCCGAACATCTGGTCCGAGTTGATCGAGGCCGGTTTCGAAACCGGGCACGCCTACGGCAAATCGACCCGCACGGTGAAGTCCTGCGTCGGCAGCAACTGGTGCCGTTATGGCGTGCAGGACAGCGTGCAAATGGCCCTGACCCTCGAGGATCGCTACAAGGGGCTGCGTTCGCCACACAAGCTCAAGTTCGCGGTCTCCGGTTGCACCCGTGAGTGCGCCGAAGCGCAAAGCAAGGACGTTGGCGTAATCGCCACCGAGAAAGGCTGGAACCTCTATGTGGCCGGTAACGGCGGCATGCGCCCGCGCCACGCCGAGTTGTTCGCCACCGACCTCGATGACGCCACCCTGATTCGTTACATCGACCGGTTTCTGATGTTCTACATCCGCACCGCCGACAAATTGCAGCGCACCTCGGTCTGGCGCGAGAGCCTGGAGGGCGGCCTGGATTACCTCAAGGACGTGATCATCAACGACAGCCTGGGGCTTGGCTTTGAGCTCGAATCGCAGATGCAATTGGTGGTCAACCGCTACGAATGCGAATGGGCCAACGCCCTGAAAGACCCGGAAAAGCTCAAGCGTTTCCGCACCTTCGTCAACGATCAACGCCCGGACCCGGACATCCATTTTGTCCAGGAACGCGGTCAGCGCCGGCCGATCATGGCCTCTGAACTCCACCTTATCCCTGTCATCGAGGAGATTGTCTGA
- the nirD gene encoding nitrite reductase small subunit NirD, whose translation MSQSDTQRAYSSPSLVNPDAWQAVCSQEDLVSNSGVVVWLDGAQVALFYLPAAEGKTLYAIDNHDPQSGANVIGRGLIGSIKDDLVIASPLYKQHFRLEDGSCLEYPQQRLRVWPVRLSGGKVEVAVA comes from the coding sequence ATGAGCCAGTCCGATACCCAGCGAGCCTATTCCAGTCCCTCCCTGGTCAATCCCGATGCCTGGCAAGCGGTGTGCAGCCAGGAGGATCTGGTGAGTAACTCCGGCGTCGTCGTCTGGCTCGACGGTGCACAAGTGGCGCTGTTCTACCTGCCGGCTGCCGAAGGCAAGACCCTCTATGCCATCGATAATCATGACCCGCAATCCGGGGCGAATGTCATCGGTCGCGGGCTGATCGGCAGCATCAAGGACGATCTGGTGATTGCCTCGCCACTCTACAAACAGCATTTCCGCCTTGAGGACGGCAGTTGCCTGGAGTATCCGCAGCAACGCCTGCGGGTCTGGCCGGTGCGGCTGAGCGGAGGCAAGGTGGAGGTCGCGGTGGCCTGA
- a CDS encoding CBS domain-containing protein yields the protein MKTAAQLLKLKAVQNRRVHSIAPDQMVLEALKMMAEKNVGALPVIEEGQVVGVISERDYARKVVLQGRSSVGTPVRAIMSAPVVTADSQQSIERCMAVMTDSHLRHLPVVEGDQLIGLLSIGDLVKEAIVEQAELIRQLEHYIRGH from the coding sequence ATGAAAACAGCCGCACAACTGCTGAAGCTCAAGGCCGTGCAGAACCGGCGGGTGCATAGCATCGCGCCAGACCAGATGGTGCTTGAAGCGTTGAAGATGATGGCGGAAAAAAATGTCGGTGCTCTACCCGTCATAGAGGAGGGGCAGGTGGTCGGCGTTATCAGCGAACGCGACTATGCGCGCAAGGTCGTTCTACAGGGGCGCTCTTCGGTCGGTACGCCGGTCCGGGCCATCATGAGCGCGCCCGTCGTGACAGCAGACAGTCAGCAGAGCATTGAACGTTGCATGGCGGTCATGACCGACAGTCATCTGCGCCATCTACCGGTGGTGGAGGGCGACCAACTGATTGGCCTGTTGTCGATTGGTGATCTGGTCAAAGAAGCCATCGTCGAGCAGGCCGAGCTGATCCGGCAACTGGAACACTACATTCGCGGGCATTGA
- a CDS encoding DUF1254 domain-containing protein, with amino-acid sequence MNKSCYASFGLWVALVTPISAVEQVSEQTRASISTPDRVETRIGALDFKDGAPDQATLDKAYDNLDFTYAQRAFADTYQGVSLHAIRKGLQSVGVKDNEAIIFSELMDSKSLFLTTNADTIYAVGALDLTKGPMVLETAPGILGAIQDYWFGWIVDIGLPGPDRGEGGKYLIVPPGYNGPLPEGGFTIAHSPTNHVMWFARSFLADHNDPKPVADGIRKATKIYAYEPGGAGTAIAEFLSGKAPFARISPSTPAVFHEASGMAMNTIAPNDFSYFELLNEVVQQEPASSLDPELMGPIAAIGIIKGKPFTPDARMKKILTEAVTTANAISRSLFMKPRDASWYYYPNSTWFNPLFVSGYQFETPIPMITREGAKPFPPTGYRQMDARRWYFYGVTGITPAMAMRVPGIGSQYLFATVDADKDYFDGAKTYKVSLPKGIPESNFWSLTLYDNQTRSMLDTPQRYPRAGSQSYPSPSAEASGDGSTTVYFAATQPSGVSAGNWIQTDPKKGFFVILRLYSPTEPFFAKQWRPSEIEQVK; translated from the coding sequence TTGAACAAGTCATGTTACGCAAGCTTCGGATTGTGGGTGGCGCTGGTGACACCCATATCGGCAGTGGAGCAAGTGTCCGAGCAAACGCGAGCATCGATCTCAACGCCTGACAGGGTCGAAACGCGTATCGGCGCGCTTGACTTCAAGGACGGCGCACCGGACCAGGCCACACTCGACAAGGCCTACGACAACCTTGACTTCACCTACGCGCAGCGCGCTTTCGCGGACACCTATCAGGGTGTAAGTCTCCACGCGATCCGCAAGGGGTTGCAGAGTGTCGGGGTGAAAGACAATGAAGCCATCATCTTCTCCGAGTTGATGGATTCCAAGTCACTTTTTTTGACCACCAATGCCGACACGATCTACGCAGTGGGTGCGCTCGATCTGACAAAGGGCCCCATGGTGCTGGAGACGGCACCGGGAATACTCGGCGCGATCCAGGACTACTGGTTCGGTTGGATTGTCGATATTGGCTTGCCTGGACCCGATCGTGGCGAGGGTGGCAAGTACCTGATCGTGCCGCCGGGCTACAACGGCCCCCTTCCCGAAGGTGGGTTCACCATTGCCCATTCGCCCACCAACCATGTGATGTGGTTCGCCCGTTCATTTCTAGCTGACCACAATGACCCGAAGCCGGTGGCTGACGGTATTCGCAAAGCCACGAAGATCTATGCCTACGAGCCGGGCGGCGCTGGCACCGCCATCGCCGAATTTCTATCGGGAAAAGCGCCGTTTGCGCGGATCAGTCCGTCGACGCCAGCGGTGTTTCATGAAGCAAGCGGCATGGCGATGAACACCATTGCGCCAAACGATTTCAGCTATTTCGAATTGCTCAACGAGGTCGTCCAGCAGGAACCGGCCAGCTCCCTCGACCCGGAGTTGATGGGGCCGATCGCCGCCATCGGCATCATCAAGGGCAAGCCTTTTACACCCGATGCACGGATGAAAAAAATCCTCACCGAAGCAGTCACCACTGCCAATGCCATCTCACGCAGCCTGTTCATGAAGCCGCGTGATGCCAGTTGGTACTACTACCCCAACTCGACTTGGTTTAACCCGCTTTTCGTTTCCGGCTATCAATTCGAAACGCCGATTCCAATGATTACGCGCGAGGGTGCCAAGCCCTTCCCACCCACAGGCTATCGCCAAATGGACGCCCGCCGTTGGTACTTCTATGGCGTGACCGGCATCACACCTGCTATGGCCATGCGTGTGCCAGGGATCGGCTCGCAATACCTTTTCGCTACGGTCGATGCCGACAAGGATTACTTCGACGGCGCCAAGACCTACAAAGTATCGCTGCCCAAGGGGATTCCGGAGTCGAATTTCTGGTCGCTGACGCTCTACGACAACCAAACACGCTCGATGCTCGACACGCCACAACGCTATCCGCGCGCCGGTAGCCAGAGCTATCCATCGCCCTCTGCCGAGGCAAGTGGCGATGGCTCCACCACGGTGTATTTCGCTGCGACACAACCCAGTGGAGTGAGCGCTGGTAATTGGATTCAAACCGATCCTAAGAAAGGTTTTTTTGTCATCCTGCGCCTTTATAGCCCCACGGAACCGTTCTTTGCCAAGCAATGGCGGCCGAGCGAAATCGAACAGGTGAAGTGA
- a CDS encoding DUF1254 domain-containing protein, producing the protein MNSDMKHLLNQIVLSVALFGTLQSYALAQIPPSIATPDKVESRIGTLEYKDGAPSTETVAKVYDYLDLMHGVEAFMNAYQGASVASIFKGIEAAGVPNNTALIFSELMDAKSRFLTANADTIYFFVNLDASKGPIVIETPPLALGVVDDMWFRWVTDFGLPGPDRGAGGKYLFVPPGYTGELPESGYFVQKLSTTRATLLGRSFLEKNDPKPVVARIKNTLKVYPYLPGGYGTSIGSALQGKATLAHTPDHKLDWAFLRPVEPVTFTEGSGKIINTVPPNDFSYFELINDLVQKEPAEALNPEIMGSLAAIGIVKGKPFEPDTRMKQILTEAAAIGTASARTLNWRPRPAERFAYYSDSAWSMMLWVGGYNFETPPPQVSAEGAITPYPPTGARTLNARTAFFFYATYITPAMMMRLTAIGSQYIGAFVDSNGEYFDGGKTYKVTLPPNIPAEKFWSLTVYDNQSRSMLDTPQRYPRAGSQSYPTPAAQPNTDGSTTVYFSPSLPEGVNSGNWIQTTAGKGWSVMLRLYSPLEPFFTKAWRPSEIELVK; encoded by the coding sequence ATGAACTCTGACATGAAGCATCTCCTCAACCAAATTGTGCTGAGCGTTGCACTGTTCGGGACTCTTCAGTCATACGCCCTCGCACAGATACCACCCTCAATCGCCACGCCTGACAAAGTCGAATCACGAATTGGTACGTTGGAGTATAAGGACGGTGCGCCGAGCACTGAGACCGTGGCGAAGGTCTATGATTACCTCGATCTGATGCACGGCGTCGAAGCATTCATGAACGCCTACCAGGGCGCTTCGGTGGCATCGATCTTCAAAGGTATTGAGGCGGCTGGGGTACCGAACAACACCGCCCTGATCTTCTCAGAGTTGATGGATGCCAAATCCCGTTTTCTGACCGCTAATGCGGACACTATCTATTTCTTCGTCAATTTGGACGCCTCCAAGGGCCCCATCGTGATTGAGACGCCACCACTGGCACTCGGTGTTGTCGACGACATGTGGTTCCGGTGGGTAACCGACTTCGGTCTGCCGGGTCCGGACCGGGGGGCGGGGGGCAAGTATCTATTTGTGCCGCCTGGCTACACGGGGGAATTGCCAGAAAGTGGCTACTTCGTTCAGAAACTGTCTACGACTCGTGCCACCCTACTTGGGCGCTCCTTTCTAGAGAAGAACGATCCGAAACCGGTGGTCGCGCGGATCAAGAATACGCTCAAGGTCTATCCCTACCTACCCGGCGGATACGGCACTAGCATCGGTTCTGCGCTGCAGGGGAAGGCGACGTTGGCGCACACGCCGGACCACAAACTGGATTGGGCCTTTCTGCGCCCCGTAGAGCCGGTGACGTTCACTGAAGGTAGCGGCAAGATTATAAACACGGTGCCGCCCAACGATTTCAGCTATTTCGAGCTGATCAATGACCTGGTGCAGAAGGAGCCGGCAGAGGCCCTCAATCCAGAAATCATGGGGTCGCTAGCGGCAATCGGCATTGTGAAAGGCAAGCCGTTCGAGCCAGATACGCGAATGAAGCAAATCCTGACGGAGGCGGCGGCCATCGGAACGGCGTCGGCCCGAACTCTCAATTGGCGACCACGACCAGCCGAGAGGTTCGCTTATTATTCCGACTCCGCCTGGTCGATGATGCTGTGGGTCGGTGGGTACAACTTCGAGACTCCGCCACCACAGGTCAGCGCCGAAGGCGCCATCACGCCTTACCCTCCCACCGGTGCCCGGACGCTCAACGCGCGCACGGCATTCTTCTTCTATGCCACCTACATCACCCCGGCAATGATGATGCGATTGACCGCCATTGGTTCGCAGTACATTGGCGCTTTCGTGGACTCCAATGGCGAATACTTCGACGGCGGCAAGACCTACAAAGTGACGCTACCACCCAATATCCCCGCCGAGAAGTTTTGGTCCCTGACCGTTTACGACAACCAGTCGCGCTCGATGCTCGATACTCCGCAACGCTACCCGAGAGCAGGCAGCCAGAGCTATCCGACGCCTGCCGCCCAACCGAATACAGATGGTTCCACGACGGTTTACTTCAGTCCCTCGCTGCCTGAAGGGGTCAACAGTGGTAACTGGATTCAGACCACTGCCGGCAAGGGGTGGAGCGTGATGCTGCGTCTCTACAGTCCGCTTGAACCGTTCTTTACCAAGGCCTGGCGTCCGAGCGAAATAGAATTAGTGAAGTAG
- a CDS encoding ABC transporter ATP-binding protein encodes MLRAFERRLDPFPPDEVPPPPAGLARFLWACTRGARGYILALALLSAAVSIYEAWLFSFLGQVVDLLSTWQAGGEAAKQESRVLWGMGIVMVASVGLVALRTMVQHQILAINLPLRLRWDFHRLMLRQSLSFFSDEFSGRVTTKVMQTALAVRDVLFTLIEIAPGIGVYFIAIIALAGGFALKLMLPFVAWVVLFGLAMLYFVPRLGKVGQEQANARSMMTGRISDAYTNITTVKLFSHSNREAHFARAAMEDFKQTGFRQMRLVSQFEIVNQALVVALIMAAGGYALWLWHQGEVGAGAVAAITAMALRINGMSHWIMWQMTSLFESIGTVQDGMATFTRGPKVKDAPGAGVLVTSGGAVTFDKVSFNYNGERQVLDGLSLSIRPGEKIGLVGRSGAGKSTLINLLLRFYDVDSGEIRIDGQNIAHVTQDSLRSSIGMVTQDTSLLHRSIRDNIAYGRPDATDAQIRNAAANAQADEFISQLSDRQGNTGYDTLVGERGIKLSGGQRQRVAIARVMLKNAPILLLDEATSALDSEVEVAIQESLDEMMQGKTVIAIAHRLSTIAAMDRLIVMDDGRIIEQGTHTELLGKNGVYARLWQHQSGGFLGEDMGVVEAMDQV; translated from the coding sequence ATGCTTCGTGCGTTTGAACGAAGGCTCGACCCTTTTCCTCCTGACGAGGTACCTCCGCCACCCGCCGGCCTGGCTCGCTTCCTGTGGGCCTGTACGCGGGGCGCCCGCGGTTACATCCTTGCGCTGGCGCTGCTCAGTGCCGCTGTGTCGATTTACGAAGCCTGGCTGTTTTCCTTCCTCGGGCAGGTCGTAGACCTGCTCTCGACCTGGCAGGCAGGCGGTGAAGCGGCTAAGCAGGAAAGTCGCGTGTTGTGGGGCATGGGCATCGTCATGGTGGCCAGTGTCGGGCTGGTGGCGTTGCGCACCATGGTGCAGCACCAGATATTGGCGATTAACTTGCCGTTGCGGCTGCGCTGGGACTTCCATCGCTTGATGCTGCGGCAGAGCCTTTCGTTTTTTTCCGATGAGTTTTCCGGCCGGGTCACTACCAAGGTGATGCAGACGGCGCTAGCCGTGCGCGACGTGCTGTTCACCCTTATCGAGATCGCCCCCGGGATCGGGGTGTATTTCATTGCGATCATCGCACTGGCCGGCGGCTTCGCCCTGAAACTGATGCTGCCCTTCGTTGCCTGGGTCGTGTTGTTCGGGCTGGCCATGCTGTACTTCGTGCCTCGCCTGGGGAAAGTCGGGCAGGAACAGGCCAATGCGCGGTCGATGATGACTGGGCGTATCTCAGACGCCTACACCAACATCACGACGGTGAAGCTGTTCTCCCACTCCAATCGTGAAGCGCACTTCGCGCGTGCAGCAATGGAGGATTTCAAGCAAACCGGATTTCGCCAGATGCGCCTGGTCAGCCAGTTCGAGATCGTCAACCAGGCGTTGGTGGTGGCGTTGATCATGGCAGCCGGTGGCTATGCTCTGTGGCTATGGCACCAGGGTGAGGTCGGCGCAGGTGCCGTGGCGGCAATCACCGCCATGGCGTTGCGTATCAATGGCATGTCGCACTGGATCATGTGGCAAATGACCTCGCTGTTCGAGAGCATCGGCACCGTGCAGGATGGCATGGCAACCTTTACCCGTGGCCCAAAGGTGAAGGATGCGCCGGGTGCGGGCGTGCTGGTGACCTCCGGTGGCGCGGTAACCTTCGATAAGGTGAGCTTCAACTACAACGGCGAACGTCAGGTGCTCGATGGCCTGAGCCTGAGCATCCGCCCGGGCGAAAAAATCGGCCTGGTTGGCCGCTCCGGCGCCGGCAAATCCACGCTTATCAACTTGCTTCTGCGCTTCTATGACGTTGACAGCGGGGAGATTCGCATCGATGGCCAAAACATCGCACACGTGACGCAAGATAGCTTGCGCAGCTCCATCGGCATGGTCACGCAGGATACCTCCCTGTTGCACCGTTCCATTCGCGACAACATCGCCTACGGCCGTCCCGATGCGACCGACGCGCAAATCCGCAACGCCGCGGCCAATGCCCAGGCCGATGAGTTCATCAGCCAACTGAGCGACCGGCAAGGCAATACCGGCTACGACACTCTCGTGGGTGAGCGCGGCATCAAGCTGTCGGGCGGCCAGCGCCAACGCGTCGCGATTGCCCGTGTGATGCTCAAGAACGCCCCGATCCTGCTGCTTGACGAGGCCACCAGCGCGCTGGACTCGGAAGTCGAAGTCGCCATTCAGGAAAGCCTCGATGAAATGATGCAGGGCAAGACCGTGATCGCGATCGCCCATAGGCTGTCCACGATTGCGGCCATGGACCGGCTCATCGTCATGGATGACGGACGCATCATCGAACAAGGCACTCACACCGAATTGCTTGGGAAGAACGGCGTCTATGCGCGGCTGTGGCAGCATCAAAGCGGCGGGTTCCTGGGTGAGGATATGGGAGTAGTCGAGGCTATGGATCAGGTGTGA
- a CDS encoding MFS transporter, which yields MQKISFSPAGIVILSGVVAALHLGKVSPAIPALQVSLNLTMVQAGFLLSLMQLAGMLAGVMIGVFSDGLGLRRSIISGQTILCLASVVGMGARQPDELLMLRALEGLGFLLTTLSTPGLIRQLVSRERLALHLGLWGCYVAMGTSMVFVAGPTLIAAMGWQGCWGVPAICSAAMIIWLVRAVPSDRQRRPPESTSARWITAPSEAWAHRLWTVLKACGPWRVGIAFAMYSGQWIAVIGFLPSIYADTGLSGPKAGALTALAAFINISGSASAALLLHRGISARRLLLVGYSCMAIMTLFAFGQFTQGMPVVRYGAVLIFSAVGGVIPGTLFMIAVSVAPNERTVSTAVGWVQQISSMGMFVMPPLLAKLAGWAGGWHWTWIASGLVSLIGLLLATGLAKDDYVPSTPIPEKDYLSGQDRCN from the coding sequence ATGCAGAAAATCAGTTTTTCGCCGGCCGGCATCGTCATCCTGTCGGGCGTGGTCGCTGCCCTGCACTTGGGCAAGGTGTCCCCGGCCATTCCCGCTCTCCAAGTCTCGTTGAACCTGACGATGGTACAGGCAGGGTTCCTCCTATCACTCATGCAACTGGCGGGCATGCTTGCCGGCGTTATGATTGGTGTATTCAGCGATGGCCTGGGGCTTCGCAGAAGTATCATTAGCGGTCAGACTATCCTGTGCCTCGCCAGTGTCGTTGGTATGGGGGCGCGGCAGCCTGATGAGCTGCTGATGCTTCGAGCCTTGGAAGGCTTAGGCTTCTTACTCACAACATTGTCGACGCCTGGATTGATACGACAACTGGTTTCTCGCGAGCGCCTGGCTTTACATCTGGGGTTGTGGGGATGTTACGTAGCGATGGGTACGTCCATGGTTTTTGTCGCCGGCCCCACATTGATAGCAGCAATGGGATGGCAAGGGTGCTGGGGCGTTCCGGCCATATGTTCGGCTGCAATGATTATCTGGCTTGTGCGAGCCGTGCCATCCGATCGACAGCGACGGCCACCAGAGAGCACCTCTGCGCGGTGGATTACAGCACCCAGTGAAGCCTGGGCCCATCGACTATGGACAGTACTGAAGGCGTGCGGCCCTTGGCGTGTGGGTATCGCCTTTGCCATGTACTCGGGGCAGTGGATTGCCGTCATCGGTTTTCTGCCGTCTATCTATGCCGATACCGGCTTGTCGGGGCCGAAGGCAGGCGCGCTGACGGCGCTGGCCGCGTTCATCAATATCAGCGGAAGTGCCTCGGCAGCTTTGTTGCTGCATCGGGGTATCAGTGCCAGGCGGCTGTTATTGGTCGGATACAGTTGCATGGCAATCATGACGCTGTTCGCTTTTGGCCAGTTCACTCAAGGCATGCCTGTCGTGCGTTATGGCGCCGTACTGATTTTTTCAGCCGTTGGCGGCGTAATCCCGGGAACGCTATTCATGATCGCCGTGAGCGTTGCGCCCAACGAACGAACAGTGTCGACAGCTGTGGGTTGGGTGCAGCAAATTTCATCAATGGGCATGTTTGTAATGCCCCCACTGCTGGCCAAGTTGGCCGGTTGGGCTGGTGGATGGCATTGGACTTGGATAGCGTCAGGACTGGTATCTTTGATTGGCCTACTGCTTGCGACTGGCTTAGCAAAAGACGATTACGTTCCCTCTACACCTATACCAGAGAAGGATTATCTGTCAGGGCAGGATAGGTGCAACTGA
- a CDS encoding Lrp/AsnC family transcriptional regulator: protein MEQSIQLDNLDRRILRTLQADASLNGTALAEAVSSSPASCWRRVRALEEARILGATVRLIDRRAVNRDVDVICSLRLKSHGEHDAEAFERFVADQENILECYTVSGEWDYLLRIVAADIRDYEQFLMRTLLRHSSVANASSQFALSRVKYTTSVPV from the coding sequence ATGGAACAATCCATTCAGCTCGATAATCTGGATCGACGTATTCTTCGTACCTTACAGGCCGATGCCAGCCTCAATGGCACTGCGCTGGCTGAAGCGGTGTCCAGTTCGCCAGCCTCCTGTTGGCGAAGAGTCCGGGCATTGGAAGAAGCACGCATCCTGGGGGCTACCGTTCGCTTGATTGACAGGCGGGCAGTCAATCGCGATGTTGACGTGATCTGCTCGCTGCGGCTCAAGTCCCACGGCGAGCACGATGCCGAAGCCTTCGAACGTTTCGTCGCAGACCAGGAGAACATTCTCGAGTGCTATACCGTATCGGGCGAATGGGATTATCTGCTTCGGATCGTTGCAGCTGATATTCGAGATTATGAGCAATTCTTGATGCGCACCCTGTTGCGACATTCATCTGTCGCGAATGCCAGCTCACAGTTCGCGCTATCGCGGGTGAAGTACACCACTAGTGTGCCGGTCTGA